From a single Spirochaetota bacterium genomic region:
- a CDS encoding isoprenylcysteine carboxylmethyltransferase family protein: protein MNMNTRRAHTLAYLSLILGNASMLFFAFFLFMGPLNLIRLNLTDGGALAFDACLSMLFFLQHSVMVRRPSRERFARRYPAAFFGAAYSIASGIVLVAVLTLWQGVPPVAYAAGGAWYWAIRALFVLGLALFYRASVSLKSFDPFGAKAVKRHIQKRETRRLPLSAKGAYGWVRHPLYLAMLLMIWSHPEPTLDRVLLNALWSTWIVAATLLEERDLAREMGEDYDRYRAKVPMIVPYRIPR from the coding sequence ATGAACATGAACACGCGCCGCGCGCACACACTCGCATATCTTTCTCTCATCCTGGGCAACGCCTCAATGCTGTTCTTCGCGTTCTTCCTGTTCATGGGACCCCTCAACCTGATCCGGCTGAACCTCACGGACGGCGGGGCGCTTGCGTTCGACGCGTGCCTCTCGATGCTGTTCTTTCTTCAGCACAGCGTCATGGTCAGGCGGCCATCGCGGGAGCGCTTCGCCCGCCGCTACCCCGCGGCGTTTTTCGGGGCGGCATACTCGATCGCGTCGGGAATCGTGCTGGTCGCCGTGCTCACGCTCTGGCAGGGGGTTCCCCCGGTCGCGTACGCGGCGGGCGGCGCCTGGTACTGGGCGATACGCGCGCTCTTCGTGCTCGGCCTCGCGCTTTTTTACCGGGCATCCGTCTCGCTCAAATCGTTCGACCCGTTCGGGGCGAAGGCCGTTAAGCGCCACATCCAGAAGAGGGAAACACGGCGCCTGCCGCTTTCGGCGAAGGGCGCGTACGGCTGGGTGCGCCACCCGCTCTACCTGGCCATGCTCCTTATGATCTGGTCGCATCCCGAACCCACCCTCGACCGCGTGCTGCTGAACGCGCTCTGGTCCACGTGGATTGTTGCGGCGACGCTGCTCGAGGAGCGCGACCTGGCGCGGGAGATGGGCGAGGACTACGACCGGTACCGCGCGAAGGTGCCCATGATTGTTCCGTACAGGATCCCGCGGTGA